A genomic window from Macaca thibetana thibetana isolate TM-01 chromosome 16, ASM2454274v1, whole genome shotgun sequence includes:
- the LOC126939420 gene encoding NADH dehydrogenase [ubiquinone] 1 beta subcomplex subunit 8, mitochondrial-like: MAVARAGFLGIQWPQRASQNVVPLGAWTASRMTNDMLPASYPRTPEGRAATPKKYNMCVGDYEPYPDDGMRYGNYPKLPDCSQHERNPWYSWDQPDLRLNWGEPTHWHLDMYTRNRVDMSPTPVSWNVTCMQLFSFMAFMTFMFWVGDMYPVYQPVGPKQYACNNLYLERGSDPSKEPESVVHYEI; encoded by the coding sequence ATGGCAGTGGCCAGGGCCGGGTTCCTGGGAATCCAGTGGCCACAAAGGGCATCCCAGAACGTGGTGCCACTGGGCGCATGGACAGCCTCCCGCATGACCAATGACATGCTCCCAGCGTCCTATCCTAGGACCCCAGAAGGACGGGCCGCCACCCCCAAGAAGTATAATATGTGTGTGGGAGACTATGAGCCTTATCCGGATGATGGCATGCGGTATGGCAACTACCCAAAGCTCCCTGACTGCTCACAGCATGAGAGGAATCCATGGTATAGCTGGGACCAGCCGGACCTGAGGTTGAACTGGGGTGAACCAACGCACTGGCACCTAGACATGTATACCAGGAATCGTGTGGATATGTCCCCCACACCTGTTTCTTGGAATGTCACGTGTATGCAGCTGTTCAGCTTCATGGCTTTCATGACATTCATGTTCTGGGTGGGGGACATGTACCCTGTCTACCAGCCTGTGGGACCAAAGCAGTATGCTTGCAATAATCTGTACCTGGAACGAGGCAGTGATCCCTCTAAAGAACCTGAGTCGGTGGT